GCCCTAACCCTAATCGAAACGATCGATCGATCTCGCGGCCCTTGGGAATCGATTACTCGATTCGTTATTGGATGGAGtttggagaggagaggagaagggagagagtgGGCGGCGAAGGAGATTGCATGGTTGATGAGGGTGGAGATACACAGAGAGAGAGGTATGAAGAGGACGAGCGAGCGTAAATGGaggtgagagaggagagaggagagaggagagagagagaggggatgggaaTGGGGAGGTTTGAACGGAGGGAGGGAAGGGGAGCGTGAGAGTGGGGGTAGGACGTGTCACCTTCGCGGGAAAAGTTAAGCGCAGTTGGAGGACACGGTGGCGCCATTTCGTTACGAGAAGCAACGAGATTATTTTCCTACACCGAGGTCTACGGCTCCATACACATCGCCTGTTTTAATTGGTCTCAATCCATTATGACGTGGCACACCCAAGTCCACTATGACGTGGCGATTTGATCCCGTCCATGCTAGCGTTTCGCGCCTCGTTGCCCGGTCACTAGTCCCGTCCTAAGCCTATCAAGTAATTTGGATCACTGTACGGCCCATTGGGCCTTAACGCGACGTAAAAGCCCATTTTATCCCCCAAACGGATAAAGCTGTCTCTTCTCTCCACCTCCTCTTCTCCCGCTCCCGATACTCGCATTGTCCTGATGCCCCATCCCCGCCCTTCACGCAACCTCTAGCGAATCCTCCACCGTCCGATCCCCATGGGCTCCGCCCCCGCGCTCCCGCACCCTCTCCTCACCCTCCCCGCGCCCTCTCTTCGCTCGCCGAGGCCACTACTCGccatctcctcttcctcctccgcttCGACCCCCCGCCTCTCCGTCCCTAGGGCTCCGGCTCTAGGCTTCAGCTCCGCCGCCGCTCTGTCGCCGTTGATTCGCCGCAGCAGGGACTCGACGGCGTCGATCGCGCGCGCGAGCGCCGAGGACGGCCAGGCGGCGGCTGCGGCCGGAGATGCTGACGTGGCGGCGGAGGCTGAAGAGGAGAGCGTGGAGAGCGAGGCCCAAGAGGAGGGTTCGAGTGTTCCCGAGGGTGGTGATGCGGAGGAGAAGCCTCCTAGGAAACCTAGAGTTAAGCTCGGAGAGATAATGGGGGTAATGtactttttttgtaattttctcGTTAATTTTTTAGCAATAAAGCTTCAATTTTGTACTCAATTCTTCAATTTTTACAGTCGAGTCCCTACACTCGGCATTCCAATCTTTCATCGTAATTTTAGATCATCAATTCTCTGATAGACCAACCCGTCGCATTTGAAATTAATGGGATTTTTTACTGTTTTTGGCTGTAGATTTTGAACAAGAGAGCAATTGAAGCTGCACAGCAGGTGAAGGAAGTTCCGGATATCAGGACCGGGGATATTGTGGAGATAAAATTGGTAaagtttggttttttttttttgttttttttttgtttactgtATTTCAGTAATTTGTGAGGTTTTGGATTTTAATATAGCTGCTTTTGCAGGAAGTACCAGAGAATAGGCGGCGGTTGTCCGTCTACAAGGGTATAGTAATATCGAAGCAGAACGCTGGAATCCATACGACAATTCGCATTCGGAGAATCATCGCCGGCATCGGCGTCGAAATCGTATTCCCTGTGTAAGTGCCTAATTAGTTCACTGCAGAATTATTTTGATATcgtaaatttttagttttctgTAGCTTTTAtcatgattttgaattttgctgAAGCTCCAGAGGTGAAATTGAAACCAAGAGATTCTGTTCCAGTTGATGGCAAATTTAGAACTATGGTC
This genomic window from Ananas comosus cultivar F153 linkage group 3, ASM154086v1, whole genome shotgun sequence contains:
- the LOC109707448 gene encoding 50S ribosomal protein L19-1, chloroplastic produces the protein MGSAPALPHPLLTLPAPSLRSPRPLLAISSSSSASTPRLSVPRAPALGFSSAAALSPLIRRSRDSTASIARASAEDGQAAAAAGDADVAAEAEEESVESEAQEEGSSVPEGGDAEEKPPRKPRVKLGEIMGILNKRAIEAAQQVKEVPDIRTGDIVEIKLEVPENRRRLSVYKGIVISKQNAGIHTTIRIRRIIAGIGVEIVFPVYSPNIKEIKVVNHRKVRRARLYYLRDKLPRLSTFK